Genomic window (Neoarius graeffei isolate fNeoGra1 chromosome 13, fNeoGra1.pri, whole genome shotgun sequence):
TACACACTGTAACAGCGATGTTGTCACTGAGGTTGGTGGATTGTACTGGCTACCTATCTAGATTGAGACTGACAACCTACTAATGAAAGTTATACTAAAATTGTGTCGTAATGCTACTTTAGACCTAGGTAAGCAGTTTTCCCTTCTCCTAATAATCTTGACTATTGTAACAATAGTGAAACTCCAGAGAAATATTTGATTGCATAAGTTTCTTATTCTTTTCATTCTGATACCTGCATTTCTAACCAGTCCATAAACAGGATCAATACCAGTGAAGTGAATGCAGTGATACATACAATATATTTTCATTGTTGAATCTGGAGGAGTGATTTGGATAGGTCAAATAATTGTCACTTGaaatgttgccagtaaaaataatTTGCTTATTGAATCACCAGCACATTCTTTGTGTAATATATCCTGATCAAATTTACTGAATGGTCAGGTGTCACGGACACACATTCATTTTGACTGGTAAAACCGAGTGCAATGCTCAGCTTAAAACAGCATTGTGTGTTTCACTTCAGTAGCTTCAGGTGTTTTCATGCCTCTCTTAACTGAAACAGAGAGCAATCAAGCATGAGAGAGGGTTCTGATGACACTCCATAAGGGAAACTTATAAAGGGACTGATTCATAAAGCGTTCAGTTCTCTTCAACTAAACTGCCAATTTCATACGTTGTTGACTACTTTAGACAATGGAACAGATTGAGTAGTTATATTGAGTTTGGAAAGATTTGAATGATATTTCATCAATTAATTGCAACACTGATAATGTACTGTACTAGTTTATGTGAATAATAGCATTATTTTCACATCGTTGTCACTTGGATGACTGGCAGTAAATCATGGCTTTACAAGATGTGTGTGGTTTTCTCGACCCCTCTTGTGATCTTCAATGGAATGCTCCATGTTTGTCATCCAGGTATCTGGAGAGTACCTTTTGCGTAGGTGGCGCCAATAACAGAAGTCTGCAGAAAACcagaaattcaagtccattggaATTTTATGTACCGGTGCATCAATACCTAATGCGGAGCCCTATTCGGTTTGGTCAAGTCCAGCCTAGCTTAGACAATGCATCTTGGACTATCAAAAATAATGATCATTGCTACAACTCTTCACCCTTACtgtccacccactcctccactccATTGTCAGCCTCTCCCTCTGTTCCTTTACCATTCCCTCTGGGTCATGGCACCACCACGCTAGGATTCGTCTTCCAAGGTGGTGTGATTGCTGCAGCAGACTCGCGATCCAGCTGTGCGGGCTTGGTGGCATGTCCAGCATCCCAAAAGATCATACCTGTCCACTCCCACCTGGTGGGGACCACGTCGGGTACCTCAGCCGACTGTGTTCTCTGGAAGCGCATCTTGGCAAGGGAGTTGCGGCTTTACCAGCTTCGAAACAGGCGGAGGCTGTCAACAGTGGGTGCTGCTAAGCTGTTGTCCCACATGCTGCACCCTTTTAAAGGCACTGAGCTTTGTGTGGCCGCCACTCTGTGTGGATGGGATGGAGAGGAGGAGATGATACCATGTACAAGCAACAGAGGGGCTGATAAGAGACCAGTGGACAAAAGGGATACCAACAATTCTGGAGAAGACACCGATAGTAAAGTACCAGTGACCATCAGAGACCCTTTTCAGAATGATCCTAAAACCCAACCAACAGCCAGCTCTACTTCAACGACTATAAAACACTCAGGCCCAGGCCTTGTTTACGTGTGCAGCGATGGCCTCCGTTTGAAGGGTGAACTCTTCTCAGTGGGCTCAGGTTCTCCCTATGCTTATTCAATCCTGGATGAGAGGATTCACTGGGGGATAAGTGTTGATGAAGCAATCTCTGTAGCTAGGGAAGCTGTGTATAGGGCCACACACAGGGATGCATACTCAGGCAACAATGTAGACCTGTACCACATCACTGCTAAAGGTTGGACACGCAGGAAGAGGGAGGACCTCAAAGAAGAGTACtacagagagaaggagagagagaggagaagaatggaagaaaggaagaaggagagagagagaggaaaagtcAGGCAAGATGACCAACCTGAGTTTAACCAATAAAAGAATAATGGTcctcaggaagaaaaaaaaagtgtgagctACTTCCATTGTATGCATGTGTGTTTTTTATTGTGTGTGACTATCCTACACAggataaaagttaaaaaaaagaatacaGATAATGTTTTTCAATTTTCAAACACTTTAGCTTTAAAATGTCATTCAGCATCATACATGAGTATGAGGATGCATGAGAGTGGGGGAAGGCAACAGCATTTAAACATCCCAGTTTTCCAAAACTATCTATGCCTATGAATCTTCCAGATCTGCTCTTTTACCTAGGAAAAATATTTTAACAAAAGGCTTAACTAAATAAACATAttttcagcctcgacttaaacactgagactgtttcTGGTTGTTGAACACTAATTGGAAGGCTGTCATAACTGTGAGCCTTTGCAAGAGGCTGTCCCCTGCTGTAGCCTTCATTATtcgaggtaccaacaaatagcctgcatcttttgatctaagtaggtgtggctgataacaaaggaccagaagtttgctcaggtactgtagcccaagaccattcagtgctttgtaggtcaatagtagtattttataatcaatgcaaatTTTGAtcaggagccagtgcagtgtggataagataggagCAATATGGTCATATCTtttggttctagtaaggactctcactactgcattctggactaactggagcttgtttatgcaccgaCTGGAacttccagacagtaaggcatgacAGTAATACAACCTAGAGACAACAAAAGCATGAGCTACTTTTTCTgcttcatgtaatgacattattctttttttatcttagcaatatttctgagatgaaagaaggctatcctaGTAATATTATCTATTtgagcttcaaatgaaagactggagccacacaccaaggtcttttactgatgCACATGAAGAAATAGAAAGACCATCCAGAGATAATCAGAAAGCTTATTTCTAGCTGCATGTCGACTGAGTAAAAGTACTTCTGTTTTGTCAGAATTAGATAGAAGATCcagggggaagccatagcctaacagATAGAGATGCATCTTTGGGACTTAAAGGTTTCCAGTttgctggaccagcaggaatggctgaagtgcccttgagcaaggcacctaacccccaactgctccccaggctgctctgggtatgttgtatgtcactccggataagagtgtctgctaaatgcaattCATTAACGTaatatcctttacacattcctcaaattTATTATTAATGTGGTGTCCTTCATATGGCtttacagaaacatacaactgtgtgtcatcagcataacagtggaagctaataccatgtttCCAAATAATTTTACCTACAGGTaggatatataaagaaaaaaacagtgagatcaccaaactttaccttagtatgtgtagagaagtcaccatttacatcaacaaactgatatcgATCAgtcaaataagacctgagccaggagagggctgttcccttaacttccacaacattttctagtctatcaaggACAATAGTATGATCAACattgtcaaaagctgcactaaggtcaagcaacacaagcaaggaaACACAACCCTGATCAGGGGCCAGGAATAGGTTGTTTACCACTTTAACCAGCACCGTCTCTTTGcattgatgaggtctaaatcctgactgatagatTTCATGAATGCTATTTCTATGTAGGTATCAGAATAACTGCTGTGCTACTGTCTTTTCTAGGATCTTTGAGATAAAGAAAGGTTTGAGATTGGCCTATTGCTGGACAGCTGACAGAGGTTgatgtcaggttttttaatcagaatTGATACTTGTTAGTTTAAACAATTATGTTGCTTGTGAtctcattatcaaatccataaagagatgctttgtaaatataattatgaaattggtaaagcaagagagtctttcttctccaacatcatcaacagaaatatgaacaatgcccgtgtgctattttcaacagtagagaagctaactaatcccctacCACAAtttgcacctgaacttctctcagttaataaatgcaatgagtttgcatccttcttcaaaggtaaaattgataaaatatggcagaatattgctcataatatatctcagttgcaaataactgaaaagctgcaatcaccagtgacacagacagacaatttcaacacaatgtcagaattttgtttgattgattacgagactcttgaaaaaactgtacaaaatctcagttcctcaacatctgaattggacattctgcccaccaacttttttaagtctgttcttcacctcataattacagatgtgcttcagatcataaatacatccctagagactggcatttttcctgtgtccctgaaaaaagccgttgtaaagcccctacttaaaaataataatctggatgcttcagtactgaacaactacaggccaatatcaaatctaccattcatcgggaaaatccttgaaaaaattgtcttaatcaattaactgccttcttgatatcaaagagctgttttgataactttcagtcaggatttcgtgccaatcatagcactgaaacagcactgattaaagttataaatgacatatgtcttaatactcatttcatctcattatctctagccgcttatcctgttctacagggtcgcaggcaagctggagcctatcccagctgactacgggcgagaggcggggtacaccctggacaagtcaccagatcatcacagggctgacacatagacacagacaaccattcacactcacattcacacctacggtcaatttagagccaccagttaacctaacctgcatgtctttggactgtgggggaaaccggagcacccggaggaaacccacatggacacggggagaacatgcaaactccacacagaaaggccctcgccggccacggggctcgaacccagaccttcttgctgtgaggcgacagtgctaaccactacaccaccgtgctgcctgtcttaatactgatgcagggaaaacatcggtcctggtgttactggacctcagtgcagcttttgatactgttgatcacaa
Coding sequences:
- the psmb11b gene encoding proteasome subunit beta type-11b, encoding MRSPIRFGQVQPSLDNASWTIKNNDHCYNSSPLLSTHSSTPLSASPSVPLPFPLGHGTTTLGFVFQGGVIAAADSRSSCAGLVACPASQKIIPVHSHLVGTTSGTSADCVLWKRILARELRLYQLRNRRRLSTVGAAKLLSHMLHPFKGTELCVAATLCGWDGEEEMIPCTSNRGADKRPVDKRDTNNSGEDTDSKVPVTIRDPFQNDPKTQPTASSTSTTIKHSGPGLVYVCSDGLRLKGELFSVGSGSPYAYSILDERIHWGISVDEAISVAREAVYRATHRDAYSGNNVDLYHITAKGWTRRKREDLKEEYYREKERERRRMEERKKERERGKVRQDDQPEFNQ